The Arachis ipaensis cultivar K30076 chromosome B07, Araip1.1, whole genome shotgun sequence genome includes a window with the following:
- the LOC107606857 gene encoding agamous-like MADS-box protein AGL80 — translation MARSKVKLAYITNDAARRVTYKKRKRGMMKKISELSTLCGVDACAIVYNSRQDAHPLDEPEVWPSRMGVERVIEKFRQMPEIDQNRKRMDHADYLTLRIAKEKEKLKKKRHDNNEKEFQLRMHDFMLRNRLPENLSFFDLNNLAYHTDMKLREIDMRLQMLLEKENKEMMMDFASCPVAELSSDKGSSPAIHGPPLESGESSRKNMNHFSFMEENNHNNYNSGFEMILGNAGIN, via the exons ATGGCTAGATCCAAAGTGAAGCTTGCATACATAACCAACGATGCTGCAAGGAGGGTTACAtacaagaagagaaaaagagggATGATGAAGAAAATTAGTGAACTAAGCACCCTTTGTGGGGTTGATGCCTGTGCCATAGTGTACAATTCACGTCAAGACGCTCATCCTCTTGACGAG CCCGAGGTTTGGCCCTCCCGCATGGGAGTTGAAAGGGTGATTGAGAAATTCCGGCAAATGCCAGAAATTGATCAAAACAGGAAGAGGATGGATCATGCGGATTACTTGACTCTGAGGATCGCTAAAGAGAAGGAGAAACTGAAGAAGAAAAGGCATGACAACAACGAGAAGGAGTTCCAGCTTCGCATGCATGATTTCATGCTAAGAAACAGGCTTCCAGAGAATCTGAGCTTCTTTGATTTGAATAACTTGGCTTATCATACTGACATGAAGCTTAGGGAGATCGACATGCGGTTGCAGATGCTTCTGGAAAAAGAGAACAAGGAGATGATGATGGATTTCGCGTCGTGTCCAGtggcggagcttagttcagacaagggg TCGTCACCAGCGATTCATGGTCCTCCCCTTGAGAGTGGAGAGTCTAGTAGGAAGAACATGAACCATTTTTCATTTATGGAGGAAAACAACCACAACAACTACAATAGTGGTTTTGAGATGATTCTTGGAAATGCAGGAATTAATTAA